Proteins from a genomic interval of Papaver somniferum cultivar HN1 chromosome 4, ASM357369v1, whole genome shotgun sequence:
- the LOC113273271 gene encoding probable alpha-mannosidase At5g13980, which translates to MNDRIVMLEEMSSKCVCDEVSHSHRSSPVESNNQGSTSRVVPCNEKASTTPTTTHVSRPNEAQVPEKFTSYKLLSWYKDGEGVVNVYFSRSGKTFYTDSNGRDFIKRVRDYGADWDLQVNQHIAGNYYQISIGVHVEDDKTELSVLVDRSVGGSSLMDGQVEMMIRRRLVYDDSRGVAEALNETFCVADKCIGLIIQGNFYLRIDPVGEGAKWRRSSGQEIYSPFLLAFTEQDGDNWRSSHVTSFSGMDPSYSLPDNVAMLTLLEGHSQTIFFNLPKHQKQKSY; encoded by the exons ATGAATGATCGGATTGTGATGTTGGAG gAAATGAGCTCGAAATGTGTCTGCGATGAAGTCTCGCACTCTCACAGATCTAGTCCAGTTGAAAGCAACAACCAGGGTAGCACTAGCAGAGTTGTTCCATGCAATGAAAAAGCCTCAACTACTCCCACTACCACTCATGTCAGTAGACCAAATGAGGCGCAAGTGCCAGAGAAATTTACATCTTACAAGTTACTAAGTTGGTACAAGGATGGAGAG GGGGTTGTcaatgtatatttttcccgtagtggcaAAACGTTCTACACAGATTCAAACGGGCGGGATTTTATCAAAAGG GTCAGAGACTACGGAGCAGATTGGGACCTACAAGTAAACCAACATATAGCTGGAAACTACTAT CAAATTAGTATTGGAGTACATGTAGAAGATGATAAGACTGAGCTTTCGGTTTTGGTAGACCGGTCAGTGGGTGGATCCAGTTTAATGGATGGACAAGTAGAGATGATGATCC GTAGGAGGTTGGTTTATGATGATTCCAGAGGTGTTGCAGAGGCACTGAATGAAACATTCTGTGTCGCTGACAAATGCATAGGGTTAATA ATTCAAGGTAACTTTTATCTCAGGATTGACCCTGTGGGGGAGGGAGCCAAGTGGCGTCGTTCATCCGGTCAAGAAATATATTCGCCGTTTCTCTTAGCCTTCACTGAACAG GATGGCGATAATTGGAGGAGCTCTCATGTTACGTCTTTTTCAGGGATGGATCCCTCTTACAGTCTACCTGATAATGTTGCAATGCTAACCTTACTG GAAGGTCACTCACAAACAATCTTTTTTAATCTTCCAAAACATCAAAAGCAAAAATCATACTGA